The proteins below are encoded in one region of Mangifera indica cultivar Alphonso chromosome 7, CATAS_Mindica_2.1, whole genome shotgun sequence:
- the LOC123220016 gene encoding replication factor C subunit 3: MLWVDKCRPKTLDQAIVHQDIAQNLKKLVTEQDCPHLLFYGPPGSGKKTLVMALLRQVFGPGAEKVKVENRTWKVNAGSRTIDLELTTLSSANHVELSPGDAGFQDRYVVQEIIKEMAKNRPIDTKGNRGYKVLVLNEVDKLSREAQHSLRRTMEKYSASCRLILCCNSSSKVTEAIRSRCLNVRVNAPTEDEIVKVVEFIGKKEGLQLPSGFAARIAEKSNRSLRRAILSFETCRVQQYPFTTNQVIPPMDWEEYITEIASDIMQEQSPKRLFQVRGKLYELLINCIPPEIVLKRLLYELLKRLDVELKHEICHWAAYYEHRMRLGQKAIFHLEAFVAKFMSIYKGFLIMTFG; the protein is encoded by the exons ATGTTGTGGGTTGATAAGTGCAGACCCAAAACCCTCGACCAAGCCATCGTCCATCAAGATATTGCTCAGAATCTCAAGAAACTC GTCACCGAGCAAGATTGCCCTCACCTTCTTTTCTATGGTCCTCCTGGCTCCGGCAAGAAAACCCTAGTCATGGCTTTGCTTCGTCAAGTCTTTGGTCCTGGCGCCGAAAAG GTGAAGGTGGAGAATAGGACTTGGAAGGTCAAT GCTGGAAGTAGAACTATTGATCTGGAGCTGACCACATTATCGAGTGCCAACCATGTGGAACTAAGTCCTGGTGATGCCGGCTTTCAGGACAGATATGTAGTTCAAGAGATAATTAAAGAGATGGCTAAGAATAGACCCATTGATACTAAGGGAAATAGAGGATATAAAG TGTTAGTGCTCAATGAGGTTGACAAGCTTTCAAGAGAAGCCCAGCATTCTCTCCGAAGAACAATGGAGAAATATAGTGCTTCTTGCCGTCTAATTTTATGCTGTAACAGCTCTTCAAAAGTTACTGAAGCAATCCGATCTCGTTGCTTGAATGTGCGAGTAAATGCACCAACTGAGGATGAg ATTGTTAAAGTGGTGGAGTTTATTGGAAAGAAAGAAGGGCTGCAACTTCCTTCTGGATTCGCTGCTCGTATAGCAGAAAAGTCAAATCGGAGTTTGAGGAGAGCTATATTGTCATTTGAAACTTGCCGTGTTCAACA GTATCCTTTTACAACTAACCAAGTGATTCCCCCTATGGACTGGGAGGAATATATCACTGAAATCGCATCAGACATAATGCAGGAGCAGAGTCCAAAAAg GTTGTTCCAGGTTCGAGGCAAGTTGTATGAGCTGCTTATTAATTGTATTCCTCCTGAGATTGTATTAAAG AGACTGCTTTATGAATTATTGAAGAGGTTAGATGTGGAATTAAAGCATGAGATCTGCCATTGGGCTGCATATTAC GAACATAGGATGCGTCTTGGACAGAAAGCCATATTTCACCTTGAAG CTTTTGTGGCGAAGTTCATGAGCATTTACAAGGGTTTCCTCATCATGACATTTGGGTGA
- the LOC123220882 gene encoding cationic amino acid transporter 2, vacuolar-like, giving the protein MGILGDSQVDGGGGGYGLWAGCVKGLVRRKQVDSMLTKAGGYHQLAKNLSVLHLIAIGVGSTIGAGVYILVGTVAREHSGPALTLSFLIAGIAAAFSAFCYAELASRCPSAGSAYHYSYICVGEGIAWLIGWALILEYTIGGAAVARGISPNLALLFGGGDGLPIFLSRHYIPGLDIVVDPCAAILVFIVTGLLCLGIKESTVAQGIATIANVCAMLFVIIAGGYLGFKTGWAGYKLPTGYFPFGVNGMLAGSATVFFAYIGFDSVASTAEEVRNPQRDLPLGIGSALSICCALYMLVSSVIVGLVPYYAMDPDTPISSAFANHGMQWAAYIITVGAITALCSTLMGSILPQPRILMAMARDGLLPSFFSDVSTHTQVPVKSTIVTGIVASTLAFCMEVSQLAGMVSVGTLLAFTMVAISVLILRYVTPDEVPLPSSLQESIDSVSLLYGQSSVSVNGKKLGTSSNIQPLLSKKVAPVADPIIKQFQDIFSEKNRRRVAGWTIMFTCVGVFLLTYSASDLSLPRFLRFSLCGVGGVLLLCGLVVLTCIDQDEQRHSFGHTGGFLCPFVPLLPIACILINVYLLINLGAATWARVSVWLIIGVLVYAFYGRTHSSLLDAVYVPAAHVDEIYRTSGSGNTLA; this is encoded by the exons ATGGGTATTCTTGGTGATTCTCAGGTAGATGGTGGTGGAGGTGGGTATGGTTTGTGGGCTGGTTGTGTTAAGGGTTTGGTGAGGAGAAAACAGGTGGATTCTATGCTTACTAAGGCTGGAGGATACCATCAGTTGGCTAAGAATTTGTCTGTTCTTCACCTTATTGCTATTG GTGTTGGCTCAACAATTGGAGCTGGAGTATATATTTTAGTTGGAACGGTGGCTAGAGAGCATTCAGGACCAGCTCTCACCCTTTCATTTCTAATAGCTGGAATAGCTGCAGCCTTTTCAGCCTTTTGCTATGCAGAACTTGCAAGTCGTTGCCCGTCTGCTGGGAGTGCCTATCACTATTCATATATATGTGTTGGGGAGGg TATCGCATGGTTGATTGGTTGGGCTCTAATTCTTGAGTATACAATTGGTGGTGCTGCTGTTGCTCGTGGCATATCTCCTAATCTg GCACTGCTTTTTGGAGGTGGAGATGGTCTACCCATTTTTCTGTCTCGCCATTATATTCCTGGGCTTGATATCGTTGTTGACCCTTGTGCTGCAATTCTAGTATTTATTGTCACTGGCCTCTTGTGCCTGGGAATCAAGGAG AGCACAGTTGCTCAAGGAATTGCTACAATTGCCAATGTATGTGCCATGCTCTTTGTCATAATAGCCGGTGGTTATCTGGGATTCAAGACTGGATGGGCTGGATATAAACTTCCCACTGG ATATTTTCCCTTTGGAGTTAATGGGATGCTTGCTGGGTCTGCAACTGTCTTCTTTGCATATATTGGTTTTGATTCAGTTGCCAGTACTGCTGAGGAG GTAAGGAATCCTCAACGAGATTTGCCATTGGGCATTGGATCTGCATTGTCTATTTGTTGTGCATTGTATATGCTGGTCTCCTCTGTCATTGTTGGTCTGGTGCCTTATTATGCAATGGATCCTGATACTCCCATCTCCTCTGCATTTGCAAATCATGGGATGCAATGGGCAGC GTACATAATAACAGTTGGAGCTATTACTGCACTCTGCTCAACATTAATGGGTTCGATTCTTCCGCAG CCTCGAATTCTGATGGCAATGGCAAGAGATGGTTTGCTGCCGTCATTCTTTTCAGATGTCAGCACACACACTCAAGTTCCAGTTAAGAGTACTATTGTGACTGGTATTGTTGCTTCAACTTTGGCATTCTGTATGGAGGTTTCTCAGTTGGCAGGAATG GTTAGTGTGGGTACACTTCTTGCCTTTACTATGGTAGCAATTTCTGTATTGATTCTGAGATATGTCACACCAGATGAGGTGCCTCTTCCATCATCACTCCAGGAATCAATCGATTCTGTCTCATTGCTATATGGTCAGAGTTCTGTATCTGTTAATGGGAAAAAGCTTGGCACTTCCAGCAATATTCAACCTTTACTCAGTAAAAAGGTTGCACCAGTTGCTGATCCTATTATTAAGCAATTTCAAG ATATTTTCAGTGAAAAGAACAGGAGAAGAGTTGCTGGGTGGACTATAATGTTCACCTGTGTAGGGGTTTTTCTTCTTACCTACTCAGCTTCAGATTTGAGCCTTCCTAG GTTCCTTCGGTTTTCATTGTGTGGAGTTGGTGGTGTTCTTCTTCTGTGTGGTCTGGTTGTGCTAACCTGTATAGATCAAGATGAGCAAAGGCATAGCTTTGGGCACACTGGAG GTTTCTTATGCCCATTTGTTCCACTCCTACCCATTGCCTGCATTCTTATCAATGTCTACTTACTGATTAATCTTGG TGCTGCAACCTGGGCACGTGTTTCAGTGTGGCTTATCATTGGCGTATTGGTTTATGCATTCTATGGCCGCACTCACAGCTCACTGCTAGATGCAGTCTACGTTCCTGCTGCACATGTTGATGAAATTTATCGCACTTCTGGTTCTGGAAATACCTTGGCTTAG